The following are from one region of the Paraglaciecola sp. L1A13 genome:
- a CDS encoding PEP-CTERM sorting domain-containing protein (PEP-CTERM proteins occur, often in large numbers, in the proteomes of bacteria that also encode an exosortase, a predicted intramembrane cysteine proteinase. The presence of a PEP-CTERM domain at a protein's C-terminus predicts cleavage within the sorting domain, followed by covalent anchoring to some some component of the (usually Gram-negative) cell surface. Many PEP-CTERM proteins exhibit an unusual sequence composition that includes large numbers of potential glycosylation sites. Expression of one such protein has been shown restore the ability of a bacterium to form floc, a type of biofilm.), giving the protein MHKKNIAKTSSKLAKHMVKILSLTAVLGLSFNAYASPINGTGNITPEVIFGDGNANGAWTGETVNGVEVALRGKLRFNAAASPENTFNYDGDRTYTFDPTLSSIPANRSVFNFEYAVNVDTDALGNTLDDYFYLFEFDLDPTAGTEFVGFDIITLKTDNELGDNATGNGDGIVDDINYASIFGNYSVAQNSQNRGFGYSGLLDAAAEGIFTYNLTVFDANGGAVATSSIDIVVGNVPVPTPSTLVSLFSGIIALGFVSLRRRKKQLS; this is encoded by the coding sequence ATGCATAAAAAAAATATAGCAAAAACAAGCTCAAAATTAGCTAAACATATGGTTAAGATACTCAGTTTAACGGCGGTATTGGGTCTATCTTTCAATGCTTACGCGTCACCGATAAACGGCACTGGTAATATCACACCAGAAGTCATTTTTGGCGATGGTAATGCAAATGGTGCTTGGACCGGCGAAACCGTTAATGGCGTTGAAGTTGCCTTAAGAGGCAAGTTACGTTTTAACGCAGCGGCTAGCCCAGAAAATACCTTCAATTATGATGGGGATCGTACTTATACTTTTGATCCTACGCTAAGCTCAATTCCGGCAAATCGCTCGGTGTTTAATTTTGAGTATGCGGTCAACGTCGATACTGATGCATTGGGTAATACACTCGATGATTATTTCTATTTATTTGAATTTGATTTAGATCCCACTGCTGGCACTGAATTTGTCGGTTTCGATATAATTACCTTAAAAACCGATAACGAGTTAGGTGATAACGCGACCGGAAATGGTGATGGAATAGTAGACGATATTAACTATGCGTCTATTTTTGGCAATTATAGCGTGGCCCAGAATTCTCAGAACCGAGGCTTCGGCTATTCAGGCTTACTTGACGCGGCGGCAGAAGGTATTTTTACCTATAATTTAACCGTATTTGATGCAAACGGTGGAGCTGTAGCAACTAGCTCAATTGATATTGTTGTTGGAAATGTACCCGTGCCGACACCATCAACACTGGTGTCGTTATTTAGTGGAATCATTGCTTTAGGTTTTGTTAGCTTGCGTCGTCGTAAGAAGCAATTATCTTAA
- a CDS encoding LysR family transcriptional regulator: MDKITSLKSFIEVARCSSFTKAADTIGLSRLQVTRHVQDVEQWLNLRLFHRTTRKVSLTLQGEETLVFAKQIISSVSDLESRAHSHNHELVGTIRVATPIGLGQNMLLDAIEQFVAMHPQTQIQMLLSDSLSELVDERVDIALRYVDVPHQQLIARRLLRIDSVLCASPDYIHQHFELTQPSDLLSHNCLVHNSNSQWRVMSATSDEKISVSGNIQANEMGVILKAALRGLGIANLPCDLANGYLRNKELCQVLPEYSTPGSNLWAVYLSRDHQQNVVRAFIDFLALRWQDDVKRA, translated from the coding sequence ATGGATAAGATTACGTCACTTAAGAGTTTTATCGAGGTTGCACGATGTAGCAGCTTTACCAAAGCTGCGGATACGATTGGCTTGAGTCGCTTGCAGGTAACACGCCATGTGCAAGACGTTGAACAGTGGCTGAATTTACGTCTTTTCCATCGGACTACCCGAAAAGTAAGTTTGACCCTACAAGGTGAAGAAACGTTGGTATTTGCCAAGCAAATAATCAGTTCGGTGTCTGATCTTGAAAGCCGTGCACATAGTCATAATCATGAATTGGTTGGCACTATTCGCGTCGCTACACCGATTGGCTTAGGGCAGAATATGTTGTTGGATGCGATAGAGCAGTTTGTAGCAATGCATCCGCAAACACAGATCCAAATGCTGCTATCAGATAGTTTGAGTGAGTTGGTCGATGAACGCGTTGATATAGCATTACGGTACGTAGATGTACCACATCAACAGCTGATTGCCCGGCGATTACTGCGTATTGACAGTGTGTTGTGTGCATCTCCCGACTATATTCATCAACATTTTGAACTAACACAGCCTAGTGATTTGCTGAGCCATAATTGCTTGGTGCATAACAGTAATAGCCAGTGGCGAGTAATGTCTGCTACCAGTGACGAAAAAATATCGGTAAGTGGAAATATACAAGCCAATGAAATGGGCGTTATCTTGAAGGCCGCTTTACGTGGTTTGGGCATTGCTAATTTACCGTGTGATTTGGCTAACGGTTATTTGCGTAACAAAGAGTTATGCCAAGTGTTACCTGAATACTCAACACCGGGTAGTAATTTATGGGCAGTATATTTGTCTCGTGATCATCAACAAAATGTGGTGCGCGCCTTTATTGATTTCTTGGCGCTGCGTTGGCAAGATGATGTGAAAAGAGCGTGA
- a CDS encoding NAD(P)-dependent oxidoreductase encodes MKIAILGATGWIGSAITAQAKARGHDVIAIVRDPAKINEEGVVSRAFDLTSDDDFAQAAQGADVVIASIGGRAAGNHDLVAKTAARLLNSLANSQQRLIWVGGAGSLEVAPGVLLVSSPEFPSEFKDEALAQGEALDIFRVNEKATQWTFVSPAAQLYPGESEGTFRIGGDAFFTNSNGESKISVSDYAKALVDEAENAAHINQRISVAY; translated from the coding sequence ATGAAAATTGCAATATTAGGCGCAACAGGTTGGATCGGCAGCGCTATTACAGCGCAAGCAAAGGCGCGTGGACACGATGTTATCGCTATAGTTCGTGACCCAGCCAAAATAAACGAAGAAGGCGTAGTTTCGCGCGCATTTGATTTAACAAGCGATGACGACTTTGCACAAGCAGCTCAAGGCGCTGATGTGGTGATTGCTTCTATCGGGGGGCGCGCAGCGGGTAACCACGACTTAGTGGCTAAAACCGCAGCACGCTTACTTAATTCGTTGGCAAACAGCCAACAACGTCTAATTTGGGTTGGTGGTGCCGGTAGTTTAGAAGTTGCACCAGGCGTATTACTGGTTTCCTCACCCGAATTTCCATCTGAATTTAAGGATGAAGCCCTGGCCCAAGGTGAAGCACTTGATATATTTCGCGTCAATGAAAAAGCCACTCAATGGACTTTTGTTAGCCCAGCAGCGCAGCTTTACCCTGGTGAAAGTGAAGGAACGTTCCGCATCGGTGGTGACGCATTTTTTACTAACAGCAACGGTGAAAGTAAAATATCAGTGTCTGACTATGCCAAAGCATTGGTTGATGAGGCTGAGAACGCAGCGCACATTAACCAGCGTATAAGTGTTGCCTACTAA
- a CDS encoding MgtC/SapB family protein produces MDLIPEHLIRFEIDFQMVVYHLFQLGLAFLFALPIGLNRESCSNGAGLRTFPLVAMASCAFMLIAMNAYSKGDGEAEARVMYGIITGIGFIGGGAIFKQNDGASGTATAAGIWNTGAIGIAVAYQNYEIAIILSILNFCIFQFAKQIKPKKSEELDD; encoded by the coding sequence ATTGATTTAATACCAGAGCATTTGATACGATTCGAAATAGATTTTCAGATGGTGGTGTACCATTTGTTTCAACTTGGCTTAGCTTTTTTATTTGCCTTGCCGATTGGACTCAATCGCGAGAGTTGCTCAAATGGTGCGGGGCTTAGAACTTTTCCATTAGTGGCGATGGCGTCTTGTGCGTTTATGTTAATTGCGATGAACGCTTATTCGAAAGGTGATGGCGAAGCGGAAGCAAGGGTGATGTACGGTATTATCACCGGTATAGGCTTTATCGGCGGCGGTGCCATATTTAAACAGAATGACGGGGCAAGTGGGACCGCGACTGCCGCTGGGATCTGGAATACAGGCGCAATTGGCATAGCCGTGGCCTATCAAAATTATGAAATTGCTATTATTTTATCGATCCTTAACTTCTGTATCTTTCAATTTGCCAAGCAAATTAAACCTAAAAAGTCCGAAGAGTTAGATGACTGA
- a CDS encoding alpha/beta hydrolase family protein: protein MGLKSVFVVLSLGFTAGIFAENRIDTQRPDAPELAAYGEHSIGVRQLEVVNADQIDMLKLDPTKAQPTELPHYDRPLTLEVWYPAVKGSQGNTTLKAYMRDGKTEVDLHGKAVRDAKPETGQKAFPLVLVSHGYPGNRFLLSHLAENIASKGYVVVSIDHTDSTYRTKAAFSSTLVNRPVDQLFVLSQIEAMSQDKNSFLYGLVDASNAGLIGYSMGGYGAVINAGAGVTEQVVTSKQSPPFGTLKRHQSGIKPNADKRLKTVIAFAPWGMNYHMFSNETLKEISVPMLLIAGSQDDVSGYENGVRAIWQGASNVNRSLLTYDNANHNAGAVMPAPEESYVFDNELGFNISEHYIDAAWDNARMNNIAQHFVSAWLDKYLKNNGAMNAYMDLIPNSNDGVYAVDDEGNPKATNTYWKGFPNRTAKGLHFESLSPSK from the coding sequence ATGGGGCTGAAAAGCGTTTTTGTGGTGTTGTCGCTTGGATTCACGGCTGGGATATTTGCTGAAAATAGAATCGATACTCAGCGACCCGATGCGCCGGAACTAGCAGCGTATGGTGAGCACAGTATTGGCGTGCGTCAGCTTGAGGTGGTTAATGCGGATCAAATTGATATGCTAAAACTCGACCCAACGAAGGCTCAGCCCACTGAGTTACCGCATTATGATAGGCCCCTTACACTTGAAGTTTGGTATCCGGCGGTAAAAGGTAGTCAGGGCAATACGACTTTAAAGGCGTATATGCGTGATGGCAAGACCGAGGTTGATTTGCACGGTAAAGCTGTGCGTGATGCTAAGCCTGAAACAGGTCAGAAGGCATTTCCTTTGGTACTTGTTTCACACGGTTATCCTGGGAACCGTTTTTTGTTGTCGCATTTAGCTGAGAATATCGCTTCAAAAGGCTATGTGGTGGTCTCTATCGATCATACTGATTCTACTTATCGTACTAAAGCGGCCTTTTCGTCAACGTTGGTTAATCGGCCTGTGGACCAGTTATTTGTTTTATCGCAAATTGAAGCAATGTCTCAAGACAAAAACTCCTTCTTGTATGGTTTGGTTGATGCGTCAAACGCCGGACTGATCGGTTATTCAATGGGGGGATACGGAGCGGTTATTAATGCGGGCGCAGGTGTTACTGAGCAAGTCGTCACGAGTAAGCAGAGCCCGCCATTTGGAACGCTTAAGCGTCATCAGTCAGGTATTAAGCCTAATGCTGATAAACGTTTGAAGACCGTGATAGCGTTCGCACCTTGGGGTATGAATTACCATATGTTTAGTAATGAAACCCTAAAAGAAATCAGCGTACCCATGCTGTTAATTGCTGGCTCGCAAGATGATGTGTCGGGTTACGAGAATGGCGTTCGTGCCATCTGGCAGGGAGCAAGCAACGTGAATCGCTCACTTCTGACTTATGATAATGCCAATCATAATGCAGGGGCGGTGATGCCGGCTCCAGAAGAGTCCTATGTATTTGATAACGAGTTGGGTTTTAATATCAGCGAGCACTACATAGACGCGGCTTGGGATAACGCTCGGATGAACAATATTGCCCAGCATTTTGTTAGCGCTTGGTTAGACAAGTATTTAAAAAATAACGGTGCTATGAATGCGTACATGGATTTGATACCTAATTCGAACGATGGAGTTTATGCTGTCGATGATGAAGGTAACCCTAAGGCTACCAATACTTATTGGAAAGGTTTTCCCAATCGCACAGCGAAAGGTCTGCATTTTGAGAGCTTGAGTCCATCAAAATAA
- a CDS encoding PaaI family thioesterase, translating to MNIINMDGLELMQAVVCGELPHPNMADTIPMKFVSADKGVVVFEAIADDRHTNPLGGVHGGFAATVMDSVTGCAVHTMLDAGVGYGTIDLNVKMLKAIPKNIALIAEGKVISMSKSLGVSEGKLVDKNGKVYAYASATCMILLPKKS from the coding sequence ATGAATATTATAAACATGGACGGTCTTGAATTGATGCAGGCAGTGGTGTGCGGTGAGCTGCCGCATCCCAATATGGCGGATACCATTCCAATGAAATTCGTATCGGCGGATAAGGGGGTTGTGGTGTTTGAAGCTATTGCGGATGACAGACACACAAACCCTCTTGGCGGAGTACATGGTGGTTTTGCTGCGACGGTTATGGACTCGGTCACAGGGTGCGCTGTGCATACCATGCTTGATGCAGGTGTAGGTTACGGTACTATCGATTTGAATGTGAAAATGCTTAAGGCTATACCCAAAAACATTGCCTTGATCGCGGAAGGTAAGGTGATCAGTATGTCAAAATCACTCGGGGTGTCTGAGGGGAAACTAGTTGATAAAAATGGCAAAGTCTATGCGTACGCTTCAGCCACGTGCATGATTTTGTTACCAAAAAAATCCTAA
- a CDS encoding TetR/AcrR family transcriptional regulator, translated as MDDKQAQKDNLLGKKRGPYKTGIERQKLILEATQKIFIEDGYHNFSFRKVAKSVGISPGNLQHHFATRDELVAAMLDYVIGGYMEEIDALKRDSDSPKEYLLHVLQHIIRDLQTRETTLFFPELWSLSNHEESVDVLMQNMYEKYRTVYAAIAIQINPQLTQVQANTIAFFISCSIEGHTVFIGHRKPHHDMCELTIKIIYSTSLSMIESGDIPVFD; from the coding sequence TTGGATGACAAACAGGCGCAAAAAGACAACCTTTTAGGTAAAAAAAGAGGTCCTTATAAAACAGGGATAGAGCGTCAAAAATTGATATTAGAAGCTACTCAAAAAATATTTATTGAAGATGGATATCATAATTTTTCGTTTCGAAAAGTTGCTAAATCAGTTGGCATTTCTCCCGGTAATTTACAACATCATTTTGCTACCAGAGATGAACTTGTAGCAGCCATGCTGGACTATGTTATTGGTGGTTACATGGAAGAGATCGATGCCTTGAAGCGTGATTCTGACTCGCCAAAAGAGTATTTGTTACATGTGTTGCAACATATTATTCGGGACCTTCAAACCAGAGAGACCACACTATTTTTTCCTGAACTTTGGTCTTTATCTAATCACGAAGAAAGTGTTGATGTACTGATGCAAAATATGTATGAGAAATATCGTACTGTTTATGCTGCTATTGCCATACAAATTAACCCTCAGTTAACTCAAGTACAGGCGAACACTATTGCATTTTTTATCTCTTGTTCAATTGAGGGACATACGGTTTTTATAGGCCATAGAAAACCCCACCATGATATGTGTGAATTAACGATAAAAATAATTTATTCAACTAGCCTCAGTATGATTGAAAGTGGTGATATCCCCGTTTTTGACTGA
- a CDS encoding TonB-dependent receptor, whose protein sequence is MQINKIILTLMLSGCWQFSANAEGTFEQIQVVAQKREQSVQEVGIAITALTGDQMEALGFDNAQEVAAMAPGVQTVQPNGEANYSIGIRGVTNSDFTTNVESPVALYVDEVYISQMSGAGFSLFDLERVEILRGPQGTLFGRNATGGLVHFITRKPTFYPDGYAKLTVGDYNQLKLEGAFGNELTENLAARLSVNINRADGYVENRYTGNDLNNADDKTVRLQFLYTPTEGVEALFNVRYAEQDIDTGFFENVSSVRAGELTPDEMNPVLGYIDNDGDVYAGDYDDPGFNNLETKGASATIKWDISENMRVVSITDISKVERTYFEDSDASPVSLFNLFLTTDADQFTQELRIEGDINEMHWVTGGYYMDLDISDANGAVSEPFIGGGGTTAEGSEGGLYNPYTSKTKSTSVFAQIEYPLADNLAVIAGLRWIKDERDFTYSDQVVEFLDPTSKIGFDSSENMILQAVLGEYTNSREDTEIASRLQLNWFPTENILTYFSWNRGVKGGGYNAPIFPLSPPNDYDDATLSYDPEQLDAYEIGIKNELGEYGRVNLAAYYYDYNNYQIFNIIGLDTFTVNSPSASSKGIEVEYQASLGDSWDVLFGVAYNDAEATLLDGSKQTPVQSPKWNINGLLRYTLPLASGSLSLQGDFVFRDDVKFALIDAETVMQEAYTLYNASVTYTSSDDKWQLKAFVDNLTDEEYMVQAFDLSSTDVFGITEQYYGKPRWWGVSVKYSWL, encoded by the coding sequence ATGCAAATAAATAAAATAATATTAACGCTCATGTTATCCGGCTGTTGGCAATTTTCCGCTAACGCCGAAGGCACTTTCGAGCAAATACAAGTGGTCGCCCAAAAGCGCGAACAAAGCGTTCAAGAAGTAGGTATCGCCATCACCGCGCTAACCGGTGATCAAATGGAAGCTCTAGGCTTTGATAATGCTCAGGAAGTCGCAGCGATGGCGCCTGGTGTGCAAACGGTTCAGCCAAATGGTGAAGCCAATTATTCAATTGGTATTCGAGGTGTGACCAACTCGGATTTTACTACAAATGTGGAAAGTCCAGTTGCGTTGTATGTAGACGAAGTTTACATCAGTCAAATGTCGGGAGCGGGATTTAGTCTCTTTGATTTAGAACGTGTCGAGATATTACGTGGACCTCAAGGCACCCTATTCGGCCGAAATGCCACAGGAGGACTGGTTCATTTTATTACCCGAAAACCAACATTTTATCCAGATGGTTACGCTAAGCTAACGGTTGGTGATTACAATCAATTAAAACTTGAGGGCGCCTTTGGTAATGAGCTAACTGAAAACTTAGCGGCACGTTTGTCTGTAAATATTAACCGCGCAGACGGCTACGTTGAAAACCGTTACACAGGTAATGACCTAAACAATGCAGATGATAAAACCGTACGTTTACAATTTTTGTATACCCCTACTGAAGGCGTAGAAGCACTATTCAACGTTCGTTATGCCGAGCAAGATATCGATACTGGCTTTTTTGAAAATGTGAGTTCAGTTCGCGCGGGTGAACTAACGCCTGACGAGATGAATCCCGTACTGGGATACATAGATAACGACGGTGATGTGTATGCCGGTGATTATGACGATCCTGGTTTTAATAACTTAGAAACAAAGGGCGCGAGCGCAACAATAAAGTGGGACATCAGTGAAAATATGCGTGTAGTGTCAATTACTGACATTTCAAAAGTAGAGCGCACCTACTTCGAAGACAGCGATGCCTCCCCTGTATCACTGTTCAACTTATTCTTAACCACAGATGCCGATCAGTTTACCCAAGAGTTACGCATAGAAGGTGACATAAATGAGATGCACTGGGTAACAGGGGGTTATTACATGGACCTAGATATTTCAGATGCTAACGGTGCGGTATCAGAACCATTTATCGGCGGAGGTGGCACCACTGCTGAGGGCAGCGAAGGCGGTTTGTATAACCCTTATACTTCAAAAACTAAATCCACTTCTGTATTTGCGCAAATTGAGTACCCATTGGCCGATAATTTAGCGGTCATTGCAGGGCTTCGCTGGATCAAAGATGAGCGGGATTTTACCTATAGTGATCAGGTAGTTGAGTTTCTTGATCCGACCTCTAAAATTGGCTTCGATAGCAGCGAAAATATGATACTTCAAGCAGTACTGGGGGAATATACAAACAGCCGAGAAGACACAGAAATCGCTAGTCGTTTACAATTAAACTGGTTTCCTACTGAGAACATATTGACATACTTTAGTTGGAATCGAGGCGTAAAAGGCGGTGGCTACAACGCCCCCATATTCCCGCTATCCCCACCAAATGATTATGATGATGCAACCTTGTCCTATGATCCTGAACAGTTGGATGCATATGAAATAGGCATCAAAAATGAGCTGGGCGAATACGGACGTGTAAACCTAGCGGCTTATTACTACGACTACAACAATTATCAAATTTTCAACATTATTGGTCTTGATACCTTCACCGTTAATTCACCAAGCGCTTCATCCAAAGGTATTGAAGTCGAATACCAAGCAAGCCTAGGAGATAGTTGGGATGTGTTGTTTGGTGTGGCCTATAACGACGCCGAAGCGACCCTGCTTGACGGTTCTAAACAAACCCCAGTGCAATCACCTAAATGGAACATCAATGGTCTGTTGCGTTACACCTTGCCCTTGGCAAGCGGTTCGCTCAGTCTGCAAGGCGACTTTGTTTTTCGTGATGATGTGAAATTTGCCTTAATCGATGCAGAAACCGTTATGCAGGAAGCCTATACCTTATACAACGCCTCGGTAACTTACACCTCATCCGATGACAAGTGGCAACTCAAGGCCTTCGTCGACAACCTCACCGATGAAGAGTACATGGTCCAAGCATTTGATTTATCCAGTACCGATGTATTTGGCATAACCGAGCAGTATTACGGCAAGCCACGGTGGTGGGGGGTATCAGTTAAATACTCTTGGCTGTAG
- a CDS encoding amine dehydrogenase large subunit gives MRTKLLTVLPLLTLSLAPLVSQAELKPEPIPNIATLPATYPDSWIFAHDVNFNAMIAGKIAIIDLAATSQEYKGAIDASQMAAFLAGKSLPTLYVAESFYSRGTKGERTDVISMYNKSSLAKTGEVILPKKNRAQIVTNKFMLQLVNDEKYLLIYAFTPASSVIVMDTQTNKLVSEINIAGCSMIYPTGKIGFSSLCGDGSMKAVKMDVQGQESERFDLAPFFNIDDDPLFDKPVYVGDTALFFSYKGKVQPIDLASAKPKLQARWSLVSKEEEIQNWRPGGWQIATADNRKFFYIIMHKDGYNGSHKFGGEEVWVFDAITQQRVKRIALKNNAFSIEVTQSEQPFLAVTNTDMGLDIYTTDGEFIRYVNVGDGAMPIVLHSGR, from the coding sequence ATGCGAACAAAATTACTGACGGTACTGCCGTTGTTAACGCTCTCACTTGCTCCCTTGGTAAGTCAGGCGGAATTAAAACCCGAACCGATTCCCAATATAGCGACATTACCCGCGACCTACCCAGATTCGTGGATATTCGCCCATGATGTAAATTTTAACGCCATGATTGCCGGTAAAATCGCCATTATAGACCTAGCAGCAACGAGCCAAGAATACAAAGGCGCCATCGATGCCTCACAAATGGCGGCATTTTTGGCAGGTAAGTCACTGCCGACTCTTTACGTAGCAGAGTCTTTTTATTCTAGAGGCACCAAGGGCGAACGCACGGACGTCATCTCTATGTATAACAAGAGCTCACTTGCAAAAACAGGCGAGGTAATTTTACCCAAAAAGAATCGCGCTCAAATAGTGACTAACAAATTTATGCTACAGCTGGTCAATGACGAAAAATACCTACTGATATATGCATTCACGCCAGCCTCTTCCGTCATTGTGATGGATACCCAAACCAACAAACTCGTAAGTGAGATTAACATTGCTGGCTGCAGCATGATTTATCCTACTGGTAAAATCGGCTTTTCCTCATTATGCGGCGATGGCTCAATGAAGGCCGTGAAAATGGATGTCCAAGGTCAAGAAAGCGAACGTTTTGACTTAGCCCCATTTTTCAATATTGATGACGACCCGCTATTCGATAAACCCGTTTATGTCGGCGATACCGCCTTGTTCTTTTCATACAAAGGCAAAGTGCAGCCAATCGATTTAGCCAGCGCCAAGCCCAAGTTACAAGCTCGGTGGTCATTAGTATCAAAAGAGGAAGAAATACAAAATTGGCGTCCCGGAGGGTGGCAAATCGCTACCGCTGACAATAGAAAATTCTTCTACATCATTATGCATAAAGACGGCTACAACGGCAGCCATAAATTTGGTGGTGAAGAAGTATGGGTATTTGACGCGATAACGCAGCAGCGCGTTAAGCGCATAGCGCTCAAAAACAATGCCTTTTCTATCGAGGTTACCCAATCTGAGCAGCCATTTTTAGCTGTGACGAATACCGACATGGGGTTAGATATCTACACCACGGATGGCGAATTTATTCGTTACGTGAATGTGGGTGACGGCGCTATGCCCATTGTACTGCACAGTGGGAGATAA
- a CDS encoding MauE/DoxX family redox-associated membrane protein encodes MIASFLSILHYGVFGFLLSLILAAAVHKLNAPANFQRSLQSYDFLPSKLASSFAKFVPWLEITVIAAAIVCYAMRQIELSFLLLFTLFTAYSAMISTLVFQKRTLVDCGCSLFDSNVLIAPKTLLMRNIALIILCCVFYLTTQQTTGSPSEWLFGLTFSCFLFVIYSSVDLLLENHVLLSKLRLKHD; translated from the coding sequence ATGATAGCCTCGTTTCTCAGCATTTTACACTATGGCGTATTTGGCTTTTTACTGTCGTTAATACTCGCAGCGGCCGTACATAAATTAAACGCGCCAGCGAATTTTCAACGCTCACTGCAAAGCTACGATTTCCTCCCTTCTAAACTAGCCTCGTCTTTTGCTAAATTCGTGCCTTGGCTGGAAATCACCGTCATCGCAGCTGCTATCGTGTGCTACGCCATGCGCCAGATTGAACTCAGTTTTTTACTATTGTTCACTTTGTTTACTGCATATAGCGCCATGATCAGCACTCTGGTGTTCCAAAAGCGCACATTGGTCGATTGCGGTTGCTCGTTGTTCGACTCGAATGTGCTTATTGCCCCAAAAACCCTGTTGATGCGCAATATCGCATTAATTATTTTATGTTGTGTGTTTTACCTAACAACACAGCAAACAACGGGTTCCCCCTCCGAATGGCTATTCGGTCTAACCTTTTCTTGTTTCCTATTTGTTATTTACAGCAGTGTGGATTTATTGCTGGAAAATCACGTGTTACTTTCAAAATTAAGGCTTAAACATGACTAA
- a CDS encoding redoxin domain-containing protein gives MTNLIIASNIALWIAVIVMAVVIFALIRQIGILYERVAPAGALAINKQLTVGQSAPQIDVMDVNHNTSLHIGGQSTSQKCQLLFFVSPTCPMCKSLIGVAKSIAKAEQSWIDLIFASDGEQSTMSKFIEAQQLTNSPFVNSELLGKTFGVAKLPYAILIDEQGTLQAMGIVNSREHIESLFNVKETGYSSLQEYMQKHYA, from the coding sequence ATGACTAATTTAATTATCGCTTCAAATATCGCACTGTGGATTGCAGTTATCGTAATGGCAGTAGTTATTTTTGCCCTTATCCGTCAAATTGGCATTTTATACGAACGCGTTGCTCCCGCCGGTGCGTTAGCGATTAACAAACAATTGACTGTTGGTCAATCTGCTCCACAAATTGATGTAATGGACGTAAATCACAATACATCGCTGCACATTGGTGGCCAGTCGACCAGCCAAAAATGCCAACTACTGTTCTTTGTTTCACCCACCTGCCCTATGTGTAAATCCTTGATTGGGGTGGCTAAGTCTATAGCGAAAGCCGAACAAAGCTGGATTGACCTGATATTCGCTTCAGACGGTGAACAAAGCACCATGTCAAAATTCATCGAGGCACAACAATTAACCAATAGCCCATTCGTTAATTCAGAGCTACTGGGTAAAACCTTTGGTGTCGCAAAACTACCCTATGCGATATTGATTGACGAGCAAGGAACACTTCAAGCGATGGGAATAGTCAACTCTAGAGAACATATTGAAAGCTTATTTAATGTAAAAGAAACCGGATACAGCAGCCTGCAAGAATATATGCAAAAACATTACGCATAA